The DNA segment TGACATACCTGTGCATCAGCTGTATATTGCTTTGCCAGGCGGAGAATGTTCACTTCTCCTGAGCCGCCACGTTCATCTAATGATGCGACGAAGGGCGGTTTATTTACTACGACATAATCATCGTTTTCAAACAGTATGAGATCTTTAAAATTTGGGTACTTCACTCGGTAATTTTATGTAAAGTACAAAAGTACGCATTCTTAGTGGCAATGTCTAAGACAACTCGAACTTATACCCTACTCCTTTTACGGTAGCGACGTAGGTTTCGCCCAGTTTCTCGCGTAATTTACGGATATGTACATCAATGGTACGGTTGGTTACCACTACAGAATCTTCCCAGATATTCTTTAATATAGATTCGCGTGTATATACCTTACCTGGTTTAGAGGCCAAAAGGTACAACAGTTCAAATTCTTTTTTAGCCAGCACTACCTTTTGCCCGTTCTGGTACACCAGGTAAGCTTCCCTGTCGATTACCAGGTCCCCTATTTCCACCTTATTGTCTGACACGTCGTCCGTACTTGAATTTCTTCTTAAGATGGCATTGATACGGCTTACCAGGGCACGGGGTTTAATGGGTTTGGCGATGTAATCATCAGCACCCACGTTAAAACCGGCAATCTCGGAATATTCTTCACTGCGGGCAGTAAGGAATACCATAAATGTATTTTTAAATTCAGGAATGGCACGCATCAATCTGCAAGCTTCGATCCCATCCATTTTAGGCATCATAATATCCAGGATGATCAGATCAGGATGTACCTTTTTCGCAATCGTAATCCCTTCCTGTCCGTTACCCGCCAGATAAACCTGATAACCTTCTTTTTTTAAGTTGTATTCTATTAATTCTAAAATATCGGGTTCATCATCAACAATAAGTATCTTCTGTTTTACGGTGCTCATAGCTTTAATTATTTGTTACGAAATTAGGTAATCAATTATAATATAGCGTTAAACACAGGTTAACAAATTGTTAATTACACCCTGTATATTAACATGAATTTAGGGTTAGCGTAAAGTTTTATTTAAAAAAGCATCCAGTTCTGCACCGCGAAGGTTTTTAGCTATTATTTTTCCATTCGGATCTACAATAAAAGAACTTGGAATGGCATCTATACCATATAACAACGCTGTTGGACTTTCAAAATCTTTCAGGTCGCTGGCATGTGCCCAGCTCAGGTTATCGGCTGCTATGGCTTTTTTCCAGGCTTCTGCATCTTTATCCAGGGAAATTCCTAAAATGGTAAAATTCTTATCTTTATAGGCATTGTAAGCTTTCACTACATTGGGATTTTCCTGTCTGCAGGGCATACACCATGATGCCCAGAAATCAAGCATTACATATTTACCTTTAAAATCGGCCAGTTTAATAGGCTTGCCATCTACACTGTTGATGATAAATTCCGGGGCTTGCTGCCCTACCTGTACAGATTTAAGTTTAGCCATTTTTACCAGAAATTCGGTAACTGCAGCATTGTTATTGAAATTACTTTTAATCTTATCGGCATAATCTACCAGCTCTTTTTCATACTCTGCCGGGTTTAACAGATTAACGGCATAAAAGCCCGCAAGCGAGCTGGTATTGTTTTGTGCGAACTTAAGGACAGCCTTGTTTAAGCCATCAATCTCCTGGGTATAGGCAGGCCGCATTTGCTCCATGATCATGTCCCTTTTATCGGGCTGTGCGGCTACGGCTTCATCAAAACTGCGCTGGATCTCCCCTATCTTAACCATATACTGGTTTTTAGTTTTGTTCAGTTCTTCCAGTTTATCTGCTTCTACAGCACCTGATATGGTATAGCCAAGGTTTTTATCGGCCAGATCTGCCTGTATTTTGATCTGGTCACCATTCTGGGCTATAATCATGTATTCACTATGACCTGAAGATATCCTGAAAAAATCTACTACGGGCGTGCTATGGATAAATTTAAACTCCCCTTTTTCTGAAAACACTGTTGAATCCAGGGGTTTTACCTGATCCTTTTGTATACCAAACAGGTAAACCTTACTGCCTGCTGCCGCATTTTTAAATGTTCCTTCTACTACAAAATTCCCTTTGTCTTTACATGCTGCAAAAACAATACAAAGCAGCACTATATATCCGATTCTCTTCATCATATTCCTGATTATTTTAACTTATCCTGTAACAATTGATTTATTTTCTGAGGGTCAGCCTTACCTTTGGCGAGCTTCATTACGTCGCCAACAAAAAGACCCAACACCCCTTTTTTACCTTTTTTATACGCTTCAACCTGCGCTTGATACCTCGTCAGTACTTCATCTACAAAGGCAGACAGTTCATCGCCGTTGTCTACGATCAGCAGGTTCAGTTTTGCTGCCAGTTCCAATACGTTAACGGCAGGGG comes from the Pedobacter heparinus DSM 2366 genome and includes:
- a CDS encoding TlpA disulfide reductase family protein, with the translated sequence MMKRIGYIVLLCIVFAACKDKGNFVVEGTFKNAAAGSKVYLFGIQKDQVKPLDSTVFSEKGEFKFIHSTPVVDFFRISSGHSEYMIIAQNGDQIKIQADLADKNLGYTISGAVEADKLEELNKTKNQYMVKIGEIQRSFDEAVAAQPDKRDMIMEQMRPAYTQEIDGLNKAVLKFAQNNTSSLAGFYAVNLLNPAEYEKELVDYADKIKSNFNNNAAVTEFLVKMAKLKSVQVGQQAPEFIINSVDGKPIKLADFKGKYVMLDFWASWCMPCRQENPNVVKAYNAYKDKNFTILGISLDKDAEAWKKAIAADNLSWAHASDLKDFESPTALLYGIDAIPSSFIVDPNGKIIAKNLRGAELDAFLNKTLR
- a CDS encoding response regulator transcription factor, whose product is MSTVKQKILIVDDEPDILELIEYNLKKEGYQVYLAGNGQEGITIAKKVHPDLIILDIMMPKMDGIEACRLMRAIPEFKNTFMVFLTARSEEYSEIAGFNVGADDYIAKPIKPRALVSRINAILRRNSSTDDVSDNKVEIGDLVIDREAYLVYQNGQKVVLAKKEFELLYLLASKPGKVYTRESILKNIWEDSVVVTNRTIDVHIRKLREKLGETYVATVKGVGYKFELS